The nucleotide sequence tttatttatttatttttatttatttattttttttttgtgtgaaattGTATGTTATCACTTGTTTAGTTGAAATTTTGaagtatattttgttttattcatattttcaatgAATTAATTCTTGTACACTTCAAATTGTTGTCCTCATTTCAGTatgttacttctttcttttacatttgtTAACTTTGCATAGAATACCGCATAGAATGCTTTTAATATCTGGTTCTGCTTTGATTGCTTTTACCATTCTTGTAATGTTGTTCTTAAAAAGTATTTGCTTTGACCACTAATTACTTTTTTCTATGGtttttttcaagttattttcttacataaaacacacaactCTACAGCTGGGAAACATTTGTGGCTTGATACACTTTTTTCATTGCCATTAAAAgacagccatcaccaccaccactaccaccaccaccaccaccaccagccagccagtgacCCACGCCTCCCCTCTCCAGGGTCTGCCCACCATGATCCCAGTGACCCACCCCTCAATGCATGCTGGCACGACTGACGACCCGGATGACGAGGAGAACCGACCCTTCAAGTGTAACCTGTGTGGGAAAGGCTTCAAGCTGAAGGGCGGCTTGGTGCAGCATGAGAGGACCCACAGCACAGACCGCCCCTACGTGTGTCCTGAGTGCGGCAAGCTGTTCCGCCAGCCCACACACCTCCAGCAGCACATCCGCATCCACACGGGTGACAAGCCGTATGACTGTGCCTTCTGTGGCAAGTCGTTCCGGCAGCGCACCATCCTGAACCAGCACCTCAGGATACACACGGGGGAGAAGCCGTACGTGTGCATGGAGTGCGGCAAGTCGTTCCGGCAGAAGGCCATCCTTGACCAGCACTTCCGCACACACCTCGGTGAGAAACCCTACGCTTGCCCCCACCCTTCGTGCCGGAAACATTTCAGGGAGATGGCAGCCCTCATCTCCCATATGAAGTGCCATAAGGACGTGCCGGACCCAAGGATTGTCCTGCAGCAGGCAAAGAGGATCAAGGAGGAGCGACATGAAGATGCGAGGTTAGACCCACAAATTCTTGGGGAACATGATGTGTCAGATCGAAGCCTCGGGCAGGAGGTGATGGCCCTCGGCAGGATAGGATTGGATCGGGTGCAGGAGAGGATGGGCCAGCTTGGGCAGGACAGAGCATCATTAGGGCCGGACAGGGTAGCATTAGGACAAGACAGAGGAGGACTAGGGCAGGAAAGGGGAGGATTAGggcaagagagaggagggttagGACAGGAAAGGGGAGGGCTGGGCCAGGAGGTGCTGAGTCCTGAGAGGTCCCATGGTCACGAACACAGCGAAGGCTCAAGCACTGGCTCAGAGCAGAGCTACCAAGGGAACGGGGAGCAGGTGCAGCACGAACAGGCCAGAGGTTTTCCCCAACACAATGTGAACAGCAGCTCAGCACAGAAATCCCCACACTCCTCCTTGTCCCAGCACTCCacaacagacaggcagagtCAGCCCTCACCATCCCagtccctcacctcccccttaCCCCCGAATATGATGCCCACCCCACAGATGGCCATGGCAAACCTCATCCCGTACCCACACTCTATTTTCCCAGCCACGTCGTACATGATGCCCCCACCTGACCCCAGACAGTACCACCCCCAGAGTCAGGGGCAGCACCCCTCCCGACCAAACCAGTGACTACACATGCCATAGTTGTTTTGTAGTGacgagcgagtgagcgagtgtcTTTCCTTTTGGTAATCTtgaatcatcatcatcctcctgcACCTAGCCAGTCTTAGCCTTGCCTCTTGTTTATGAGTTCCCAGACATGCAgtggtttatttattattattagaactATGCAATAAATTCATCTCTTTGGGGGGAGTAATGAGGAGTCACAGGGCAGGCTGAAAGAAGGTGATAAATCTACTAGGGTTGGAGGACGAAATTTTCAAGCTGGGGAGGTTGGCCGGCACTTCAAATTTGTAGCGACGTGCAGGTTTTGGTTCGTGATGGTTACGTGCCTCTCTAGCCGTGGATGGTGGATATTCTCGGTgtaaaagataacaaaactgCTGTGGTGCGAGTTGGAACAGCATGGCGTTGGACTGGAAGATTCCCTCTGTTGCTCTATAAAACTCACTTTCAGTCCTTGCGTCGGCCGGGAAGGTGTCGGCCTCTGCAGATGCCAGACTGGCCATGTCACTTCTTAACTTTTGGAGCAGCAGTGTCTCTCTGTAAATGAACGGATTAATTTGATAATATTTATTTTCGTATCATCATGCTTGAATTTAAGAACTCCCCTGTTGGTATTCTCAAGTTGTGAGGTGTAAAGTAGAAGGCATTTGTCAACACTTGCCATGCAGCTTACCTGAGACACACCTGTGGTGGTGCTGCACCATCAGGCAGGTGGGCTGAGGGACACAAAGGGACACTGAACTTGGTGACAATTTGGTgtcaataatagtagtaaattAAGCAATATCTTGTTGAAAGAGGTTAATTGTATACattctaaatgaaaaatgtacatttttttcagtCTAAATGTTAAAATATCAACATATGACTGAGTTATGGTGCAATCAATTATACTTGTACAGGCAAGACACTAAGTAATGATACAGGAGAGATATTTTCTGCTCCTGATCTTGCCTGTAAGGTATATTGTATAACTAAACCGGTGTATGACACTACTACCAAACACGCTTGGTAACACCTTAGTGTACCCCGGAGCCCTGGGACAAAGATGAGCTGCATGGAGTGTGACAGAGCTGTTAATGTGAGGCAGCGCTGACTGTACAGGTGGCCAAGCAGTGTTTGCTGGCTGCTGCTGTACTGGGCATGTGTTCCTGATTCGAAGGCTGACGGAGGGTCGTTTCCGTTTGAGGGTTGTTGAGTGTTTGTAGAATTATTTATCCGCTGGCTtactgacgaggaggaggaggaggaggaggggacagaCCAGCCACTATGCTTTGACATTCATATTGTTTATCTGTTCTGTTaaactttactctttttttttacataaggtTAGAAGTTCCTAAGAATCAAATATTGTTCAGAGGCAGAGAGTGAGCAAGAGTAAGAGTGTGAGAGCGAGAGCGAACGAACGAGcgagcgagaaagagaaaagacagagagagcgagagagagatagataatcGGTGAAGACAAATTGACCCATAGGTTTAATACTAAGCATTATATAAGGCCACTAGGTAGGGGGTGCTGTGTCTAGCTGCATATTAGTAGGTTGTTTAGGTTTCTTCCATCATAGAGTCTCATGATTTCGACtttttaaaaataaaataaaacacggaAACGTCATTTTACAGTCTTGTgcttataaaaaataataatgttgtgTGACAGGAATATGTTTAGGTCGGTAGATTTTTTCTTACCCAAGTGCAGCTGTAAGATATAACCTACATCTGCCCTGTTTGTTGCATCAGACATTAGTTCCTCCAGTGCCGGTAGGACAGCCTCTGAGTGCCACTGTGCAAGCATCTAGAGTGCCCTTGTAGAAGTGAAGTGCCACTACTAAACTTCCTGGTGGGGTGATAAGAGGCAAAAGAGTTAGTAAGCATCTTAAGGTGCAGTGCAGAGGCCTTTAGAGTGCTGTCCTGTGGGTGCTCTGGGTGCTGAGAAGGGCACTCCTCACCCTCCATCACTGTAAACACTCAGAGGGAATACCATGGCTCAGTGGTTTCAAAATCTCCACTCACTACACCACTGGAAGCATGTGTGTTGCCTGAGGAGGAGGGGATCAGCACGAGGAGAGAGCACACGAGCCGCAACAAACGAACCATCcatgacagacacacaaacggACAGACATGGTTCCCGGCTTATTTAATAATATTCTGCGGTGTCACTTTTCTGTCTTACTGTACATTTTGTATTTACAATAGAGGTAGTGCAAGCATGTGTGTAAGAATGGGAATGAGGTTTTTGTAAAGGGGcattacagttttttttatgagagtactgatgtgtgtgtgtgtgtgtgtgtgtgagtgtgtatgtgcgcATTGAGGGTGGCTGCAGAGATGGTTAGTTTTGTAGTTTGCATCATCGGTAATATTAATGACCtcattttctacattattttgtATCGCTGTACAgaacttttcttgatttttttttctggatattTTTTATGGAACCTGTAATGTGTCCAGTGTTTTTAGTTCtcccaagttttttttatatagttgaTTTCCTTTCTACAGTCTCTATTTTTTGGtacattttctccattttatcaAGATGTCAAAAATAACATTACCATCAGGAGAAACTGCACAATTTTCACCTGTCCAAGATGTGAGGCAGAGAGATCCTCATTGAttc is from Portunus trituberculatus isolate SZX2019 chromosome 36, ASM1759143v1, whole genome shotgun sequence and encodes:
- the LOC123513686 gene encoding zinc finger and SCAN domain-containing protein 22-like isoform X6, which codes for MSYLPPWAPSSGGGHYPPHMLPTSSSTSSTSSGSLPPSHTTNNTTSQGGLNTPSVYQTLSPVVKTSSPTSVSVTQSINTPKTSTLPTSGAPASSTTSSTAAQSSGTTMSLGDPYEPQGFQRPHTPPKGSKNENPSMSDAPPPEMLLALAGPSSMDLKTPRNSFLAFRAPAKHLAPEQLASPVMFSYQGRGRPRKNWTHATTAITTTTTTTTTTTSQPVTHASPLQGLPTMIPVTHPSMHAGTTDDPDDEENRPFKCNLCGKGFKLKGGLVQHERTHSTDRPYVCPECGKLFRQPTHLQQHIRIHTGDKPYDCAFCGKSFRQRTILNQHLRIHTGEKPYVCMECGKSFRQKAILDQHFRTHLGEKPYACPHPSCRKHFREMAALISHMKCHKDVPDPRIVLQQAKRIKEERHEDARLDPQILGEHDVSDRSLGQEVMALGRIGLDRVQERMGQLGQDRASLGPDRVALGQDRGGLGQERGGLGQERGGLGQERGGLGQEVLSPERSHGHEHSEGSSTGSEQSYQGNGEQVQHEQARGFPQHNVNSSSAQKSPHSSLSQHSTTDRQSQPSPSQSLTSPLPPNMMPTPQMAMANLIPYPHSIFPATSYMMPPPDPRQYHPQSQGQHPSRPNQ
- the LOC123513686 gene encoding zinc finger and SCAN domain-containing protein 22-like isoform X3 yields the protein MTRFIYSFADSCRFSDGPGGNMSYLPPWAPSSGGGHYPPHMLPTSSSTSSTSSGSLPPSHTTNNTTSQGGLNTPSVYQTLSPVVKTSSPTSVSVTQSINTPKTSTLPTSGAPASSTTSSTAAQSSGTTMSLGDPYEPQGFQRPHTPPKGSKNENPSMSDAPPPEMLLALAGPSSMDLKTPRNSFLAFRAPAKHLAPEQLASPVMFSYQGRGRPRKNWTHATTAITTTTTTTTTTTSQPVTHASPLQGLPTMIPVTHPSMHAGTTDDPDDEENRPFKCNLCGKGFKLKGGLVQHERTHSTDRPYVCPECGKLFRQPTHLQQHIRIHTGDKPYDCAFCGKSFRQRTILNQHLRIHTGEKPYVCMECGKSFRQKAILDQHFRTHLGEKPYACPHPSCRKHFREMAALISHMKCHKDVPDPRIVLQQAKRIKEERHEDARLDPQILGEHDVSDRSLGQEVMALGRIGLDRVQERMGQLGQDRASLGPDRVALGQDRGGLGQERGGLGQERGGLGQERGGLGQEVLSPERSHGHEHSEGSSTGSEQSYQGNGEQVQHEQARGFPQHNVNSSSAQKSPHSSLSQHSTTDRQSQPSPSQSLTSPLPPNMMPTPQMAMANLIPYPHSIFPATSYMMPPPDPRQYHPQSQGQHPSRPNQ
- the LOC123513686 gene encoding zinc finger protein 8-like isoform X2, with the translated sequence MSGDAKYISLYYSLVHQGASDFYKEIIKGPGGNMSYLPPWAPSSGGGHYPPHMLPTSSSTSSTSSGSLPPSHTTNNTTSQGGLNTPSVYQTLSPVVKTSSPTSVSVTQSINTPKTSTLPTSGAPASSTTSSTAAQSSGTTMSLGDPYEPQGFQRPHTPPKGSKNENPSMSDAPPPEMLLALAGPSSMDLKTPRKAPAKHLAPEQLASPVMFSYQGRGRPRKNWTHATTAITTTTTTTTTTTSQPVTHASPLQGLPTMIPVTHPSMHAGTTDDPDDEENRPFKCNLCGKGFKLKGGLVQHERTHSTDRPYVCPECGKLFRQPTHLQQHIRIHTGDKPYDCAFCGKSFRQRTILNQHLRIHTGEKPYVCMECGKSFRQKAILDQHFRTHLGEKPYACPHPSCRKHFREMAALISHMKCHKDVPDPRIVLQQAKRIKEERHEDARLDPQILGEHDVSDRSLGQEVMALGRIGLDRVQERMGQLGQDRASLGPDRVALGQDRGGLGQERGGLGQERGGLGQERGGLGQEVLSPERSHGHEHSEGSSTGSEQSYQGNGEQVQHEQARGFPQHNVNSSSAQKSPHSSLSQHSTTDRQSQPSPSQSLTSPLPPNMMPTPQMAMANLIPYPHSIFPATSYMMPPPDPRQYHPQSQGQHPSRPNQ
- the LOC123513686 gene encoding zinc finger protein 384-like isoform X5, which codes for MSGDAKYISLYYSLVHQGASDFYKEIIKGPGGNMSYLPPWAPSSGGGHYPPHMLPTSSSTSSTSSGSLPPSHTTNNTTSQGGLNTPSVYQTLSPVVKTSSPTSVSVTQSINTPKTSTLPTSGAPASSTTSSTAAQSSGTTMSLGDPYEPQGFQRPHTPPKGSKNENPSMSDAPPPEMLLALAGPSSMDLKTPRKAPAKHLAPEQLASPVMFSYQGRGRPRKNWTHATGLPTMIPVTHPSMHAGTTDDPDDEENRPFKCNLCGKGFKLKGGLVQHERTHSTDRPYVCPECGKLFRQPTHLQQHIRIHTGDKPYDCAFCGKSFRQRTILNQHLRIHTGEKPYVCMECGKSFRQKAILDQHFRTHLGEKPYACPHPSCRKHFREMAALISHMKCHKDVPDPRIVLQQAKRIKEERHEDARLDPQILGEHDVSDRSLGQEVMALGRIGLDRVQERMGQLGQDRASLGPDRVALGQDRGGLGQERGGLGQERGGLGQERGGLGQEVLSPERSHGHEHSEGSSTGSEQSYQGNGEQVQHEQARGFPQHNVNSSSAQKSPHSSLSQHSTTDRQSQPSPSQSLTSPLPPNMMPTPQMAMANLIPYPHSIFPATSYMMPPPDPRQYHPQSQGQHPSRPNQ
- the LOC123513686 gene encoding zinc finger protein squeeze-like isoform X4, with the protein product MSGDAKYISLYYSLVHQGASDFYKEIIKGPGGNMSYLPPWAPSSGGGHYPPHMLPTSSSTSSTSSGSLPPSHTTNNTTSQGGLNTPSVYQTLSPVVKTSSPTSVSVTQSINTPKTSTLPTSGAPASSTTSSTAAQSSGTTMSLGDPYEPQGFQRPHTPPKGSKNENPSMSDAPPPEMLLALAGPSSMDLKTPRNSFLAFRAPAKHLAPEQLASPVMFSYQGRGRPRKNWTHATGLPTMIPVTHPSMHAGTTDDPDDEENRPFKCNLCGKGFKLKGGLVQHERTHSTDRPYVCPECGKLFRQPTHLQQHIRIHTGDKPYDCAFCGKSFRQRTILNQHLRIHTGEKPYVCMECGKSFRQKAILDQHFRTHLGEKPYACPHPSCRKHFREMAALISHMKCHKDVPDPRIVLQQAKRIKEERHEDARLDPQILGEHDVSDRSLGQEVMALGRIGLDRVQERMGQLGQDRASLGPDRVALGQDRGGLGQERGGLGQERGGLGQERGGLGQEVLSPERSHGHEHSEGSSTGSEQSYQGNGEQVQHEQARGFPQHNVNSSSAQKSPHSSLSQHSTTDRQSQPSPSQSLTSPLPPNMMPTPQMAMANLIPYPHSIFPATSYMMPPPDPRQYHPQSQGQHPSRPNQ
- the LOC123513686 gene encoding zinc finger and SCAN domain-containing protein 22-like isoform X1 — translated: MSGDAKYISLYYSLVHQGASDFYKEIIKGPGGNMSYLPPWAPSSGGGHYPPHMLPTSSSTSSTSSGSLPPSHTTNNTTSQGGLNTPSVYQTLSPVVKTSSPTSVSVTQSINTPKTSTLPTSGAPASSTTSSTAAQSSGTTMSLGDPYEPQGFQRPHTPPKGSKNENPSMSDAPPPEMLLALAGPSSMDLKTPRNSFLAFRAPAKHLAPEQLASPVMFSYQGRGRPRKNWTHATTAITTTTTTTTTTTSQPVTHASPLQGLPTMIPVTHPSMHAGTTDDPDDEENRPFKCNLCGKGFKLKGGLVQHERTHSTDRPYVCPECGKLFRQPTHLQQHIRIHTGDKPYDCAFCGKSFRQRTILNQHLRIHTGEKPYVCMECGKSFRQKAILDQHFRTHLGEKPYACPHPSCRKHFREMAALISHMKCHKDVPDPRIVLQQAKRIKEERHEDARLDPQILGEHDVSDRSLGQEVMALGRIGLDRVQERMGQLGQDRASLGPDRVALGQDRGGLGQERGGLGQERGGLGQERGGLGQEVLSPERSHGHEHSEGSSTGSEQSYQGNGEQVQHEQARGFPQHNVNSSSAQKSPHSSLSQHSTTDRQSQPSPSQSLTSPLPPNMMPTPQMAMANLIPYPHSIFPATSYMMPPPDPRQYHPQSQGQHPSRPNQ